CGTGCACTGCTTATGGTTTTCTTTGAAACAGTTGTACCTGCTGGCTGCAGGTCTTTCTGGAGCTCTCCACAGGTGGTCCTCGGCTCTTGGACAACTCCTCTGATAAttcttctctctcccctgtCAGACATCTTGCAGGAGCACCCGGGCGAGGCATTCAGAAGTTTAGAAGCTCTTCTGTCACCGATGCCATCAGAACGTTTCACAACAAGAAGGTTGTGACGGTCCTGAGCGAGCGCTTTGCTTTCACCCATCCTGAGATGTTCCTTGTGTGACACCTTGCTAATGAGACGCCTGTTATAGGCCATCAGTTCGGACTGAACCAGCTGATATTCATTTGCAGGATCACTTTGTGATCACTGACAGATTTCAGCTGCTGTGTTGGCGTTCCTTGACCTTCTGCACGTCCTCCTTCATGTGTTCAGTCTCTGTGTATGGACGGTTACTTTGCTTGTTTCCAACATCTGGTGAACGTCTCATGTCAACAGCAGCTTTAGAAAGAAGTTTAGAAATGACATAGTTTTAACATAACTTATagacttaatgtgaagcaagtaataatattaatattaataatggtaatgtaacagtactaataaagtcaatgtgcttccactagACAGCAGTGTAgcagtaaccaggtttatgcattcaatatgactaaagacagtttgtttgtccgaacccaacagagaaaatgaatgcagtcattgtGAGTTTATTAGTACGATTACAGAAATCTGATATCTGGACATTTTCTAAGTAACTGAAATGCAGAAGTGGCCTAAAGATAAACTGCAGTGTGTGCTCGTGGTGATGAAACGACCTgatcacagatcagctgttcagTGTCGGGTTCTCACCGCCACAGTCCATCATGTTATATTCGTTGGGTTTGTCCAGAGGCCAGCAGTCGTACTCGCTGTTGTCCAGATCGTGCCAGCAACACGTCGGaccaacacagcaaacacacaactggaaacaacacaacacagccaaATAATCCATTaagcagctgcacacacacacacacacacacacaccacacctgtGCACCTGACGTAATATAAAAGGCTTTTAAATCACAGAATATATGGCAGTAAATTGTAATTCTTTTTCTTATAAGAATGATTTCAATCTGCTGAACATCAGGATGGAAGCAAACAAACTGACCTGACAGTCGACATCccaataaatgtaattaattacttcattcattaattaacattaattaacattaattaacacTGTTACACGTCTTACCCAGAGCAGAAACCAAAGTCTTCCCCTCATGTTGCtgctgaaggagaaagagacgCTTCAATCCAGActgagaggaggacgaggaagagagggagggagggagggagaagggagaagagagagagagagagggagagagagagagggagggagggagggaggggagagagagggagagagagggagagagagggaggagaggggagggagggagggagggagaagggaggggagagagagagggagagtggagAGATAGATGGAgcgaggggaagagagagaggagagatagaAGGGatagaggggagggggggagggagagagggaagagaggagagaataggagagagagggagagcgagagaagagagagagagtgagagagagagatatggagagaggGGCGACGATAGAGATAGGAAGAGCAATAGAAGAGAGAGGGTAGAGAGTGGAGATCTCGATCGCTCTCTCGGGAGCGATCTGATTTTAGCTGAGTTTCATAGTTCGGTGATCCTATATCGACTCGCTCAGATAGAGCTTATCTATCTATCGCATTTGAGTGCGCTCCGATGCCCGTTCCGTCTCGTTCTATTACTGCGCAAGCGTGCTCGTTGGCGTTTCGTCGCTTCGCCTCCTCTCTCGGTCTCTATGGAGACAGATCCATACCGAGCCATACAGAGTGCCGCAGCTCCATCGCCCTGCGCCTATACCAGAGACCAAGATCGTTCTCTCTGCCCGCCCATTCTGGCTTTCTTCTCAGGTCGTTTCCTTCCCGCCAAAATCCAAAAGTTTGTTGGTTTTCATCTTACCACAAAACAATCTAAACTATGTTTAACTCCTGCATTTTAATTTTATCCTAACCTTTGTAGAGGCGCTGCTCGGCCTGCGCCCAGCTCCGTGTCGACTTGCTGGCACAACCAGAAGGGGTTCAGGTTCAGTAGCACACCTGGACCTGTACTGACCCCACATGTCTTTTAGAGTGCTCAGGCTTTTACCGCGTCACTGTTTGTGAACTTCTACCCTACGCACTATAGCTATTTTCTTCATGCATTCTTCTTAAAGTGCGACAGACTTTACTTTAATACAAATCACTGTCATAAAActaatagaaaatatatataaatcagtTATTTAAATGAGCTCCACCTTtatcagctgcaacattaaagtgatgaacAGATAAATGCATCATTAGTCATAAACGTGTGTCGGACcgtgacagtaaaatatgttaCCCTTTATTCATACAGCACTTTAAAAGAATTTATCCAGAACAAATGAGAGTGTTCTAAAggactgtaatatttaatggaaaTCAACACTaacatccttttactgtaatattagaaaagtgttactgtgtttattacggtaaaatatACAATGAGGTCACCGggatgtttatttaaaataagttttatttcactgctCGCCTCTTCCGCTTTGTTGATGTAAAAACACCTGAGGCggctggctgctcaaacaagccacctgtgaccacgcccaccCAATGGCCACGCCCACCCGTGACCACAGCGCTTTAAAAAGTGGGTGTGTCGTAGGGGTGGCACATGAGCGAAATTATCTGCATTGATTATCGGGAAAATTAACCATATACAGGCGTCAAGTTGTAAAAAGAAACCAGGAGAAAATttaatgtgctcaaatattttttaaacacaactttgtgtatgtttttaacatctttgtgtgtttttaaacacatttaaatacatttaaacacatttttgttaaaaaaaacataaaaataaaaaaacacaacataatgtTAAGCGGAGGGAAAGCAGACTTCTTGTTTGAAAACAAGCGGTGTTGTTAGTTCGTTAATAGGGAATATATTGAAGGCAGCAGGGGGTTAGCCGGCTAACAAGATGTGTGGCTGATTGACAAATATCTGTACCCTGAGAAAACAAACTCCGGTGAGCGCAGGAAAAGCCAATCTATTAGTCCCGCCCACCAATTCATTCACCTTTTGGACCCACCAAATGACGCATCCAGGGAATGAAAAAAAGTAAACCCAAAGAAAGGTTAGTATATCGCAGCAAAAGAGGGTGCACTTCACTGTCAACGGGGCCGCTTTGGTTCTTTATGAAAAAACAACCAGGTAGCTTCTATGACCTGATTCAAACTAAATTGCTAGAGACCATATGAGGGGACATTCATTAGGCAGGAGACATAACAGAGGGACCAACATCATGTAGCAGGGGAGAATTAGCCCGGGGAGACATTTTAGCAGGGACGACATTAAACAGAGACCCATAGCAGGAGGACATTAGGTCAGAGGGACATTAGCAGGAGGGGACCATaggcaggagacattagcagagaaaTTGAGGGGGAGGGACCATAGGCAGAGACATAGGCAGGAGGAACATTTAGCAGAGACAATTAACAGAGACATTATTAGAAAGAGACATAGGCAGCAGAAGGAGAGGGACATAGGGACATTTAGGCAGTGAGACCATTAGCAGAGGACATTAGCGGCAGGAGGACAAGGAGGCCAGGGGACAAATTTAGGGCAAGAGGACCTTAGGCAGGGAGGACATTAGGCAGAGGAATTACCGAGGACATTAGCAGAAGACCCTTTAGCAGGAGaccattagcagagacattgcAGGGAGACATTAGCCAGGAGATCATTAAGCCGGGAGACATTAGGCAGGCGGGGACTATTAGCAGAGGGACATTTAGGCACGAGAATAGACAAATTAGCAAGAGACAAATTTTAGCACGGAGGGAGACATTAGCGgtagacattagcaggagaacATAGCAGAACGACATTAGTCAGGTAGACCAATCATTCCATAGCAGCGGGGACCTTAGCAGGAGCATTAGCAGAGACCATTCGCAGAGGGACATTAGCAGGGACATTGCAGGGAGACATTTAGCAAGAGGTAAATCATTAGCAGTGGAGAACAATTTAGCACGCGAGACATTACGCAGAAGACCACAAGCCAGCGCCATTAGCAgaagacattagcagagacattagcaggaggGTGGGGGACCAATTCGCAGGTAGACATTAGCAAGGGGAGGACATTAGGCCGAGACATTAGCAGGACCGAGCAGGAGGACCTATATTTCGAGGAGAGAGGTACATATTAGCAGGAGAACATTTAGCAGAGTACATTACTCCCGAGACATTGTCGCAGAGCCATTTAGCCAGGAGGGACATTAGCAGAGGGGACATTAGCCGCGCCATTAGGCAGCGACAGAGCAGGGACCANNNNNNNNNNNNNNNNNNNNNNNNNNNNNNNNNNNNNNNNNNNNNNNNNNNNNNNNNNNNNNNNNNNNNNNNNNNNNNNNNNNNNNNNNNNNNNNNNNNNtccagtactttatacatctctgttcAATAGATACatcagcatcagacatcagaggctcctgaacactttcttctctcctgacctcaacattgacttcagcaatttctccacaacactgtcCTGGAGTTTGAACTGTTTCCTCTACAGTTCCTCCATCTCTTCTATTTTCACTCTGACTCCTGACGTTTGGCTCTTCATGACTTTTCTGTAAGGTAATACTTGGTTTTAGGTTTTTCTGGTTGTTTGAAGTTTGTTCAGTCGTCATTTCATCCTCAGTTGCTTCCTGGTTGTCCCGTTGCTCATCTTCTTTGTGCAACATGGCACAGTCTGACCCGTTGGTCTGACTGGCTTTGGTGTTCTTGTGCAAAATGATTAACTTCATTATAGTTCTCAGTTTCCTCTCGGCCCCTGTGtgtcaacagaagaagaaatcagtTTAAATTCACTGTGTTCATGTGGTTTTACTAAATATCCAACACTCGAGTGTTTAAACCTCCGCaccacattttacatttcacattctgTTTCAGAGTTTAcaggaatattttcacattaaatcaTGAACATGTTTGAACAATCATGAACATCATGAACATTGTTCTGTATAATCTGTTGATGCTTTGGAATTAGCTGCAACATATCACAACAGCCAATGAAGAGCTCTGACAGCAACTCcacatgaaaaaggaaaatgaagacGTGACTTACAGAAACATATGAGAAGAATGACCAGCAGCAAAACAAGAGTGAAGATGATGTCAGTCCAACTCAAAGACTGAACTGGGAAGAAATGacctgaaatgaaacaacacagaacagaacgacattttttaatcaaactcgACCTCAACTgttcaaaaacagaaacaatatgttgaatttattttgaactcTTTATAACCTGGAACATAGaagtgtgtctctctggtctgggtgatgttcttctgttggactctaCAGGTGAAGCTGTCGCTCTTCTTCACAGTCAATCTTCTGCTGACAGTATAGAGGTCATCAggacctctgactgtctctgtaggtccagcagagaggaggtttccctcagcgtccagccagaacacctcaggctctggataccagcctttagcctcacactgtaaaaccacctctctgctctgattggagaCAAACTCTATGACGGGCGTGGAGACGACACCTGATGACCAGAGAGGAGGAATTATAACATACGTCACTGATTTGTATCAAACTGCTCGTGGCAGCAAGTCTGACTTACCAACACTGAGTTGGATGGATGTGTACTTCATCATTGAATCCAAGATGCAAAAATATTTTCCTGCATCAGAAAGTTTCACTGTGAAGATTTTCATGGAGACGTTTCCGTTCTCCAGTTCACCTTCAAACAGTCTGGTGCGGTAATGATAAGATGGATTTTGATTCCGGTACACGAGTCGTCCATCTTGGTGATAATGGATGTACTTTGGGTCTAAACCAGGTCTGGTCCATATCACGGTCTCTGAATCTGCATCGATGGGAGGTTCAAGGTAACATGGtagaatgacatcatcaccagccAGGGCCACGATTGGTTGATGTGAACAAATTAACTCTGCTTGCTCTGcaaggaaacaagaaacagaaacaaacatgaacatgaaaatcATAGTTAGCATGTCAGCATAGTGTCATTAGCATTTATCTCAAACCACGACTAGTGTCTCCTCACAGAGCCTCACTGTGGCTGTACATTTATGTTAACGTCTGCTTCTTTCCAACACATGCACATCGATGTGTTActggagtgtttgtgttgaaattacctccaacagactgaagaaccatgaagatgaaaacactgcaggtcCTGAAGGACAGTCCATCACTGGGCTGGATCTTTGGCTGCAGCATGCTGGACTCCTGGAAAATTCACTCTGTAGTTACTTTGTGCTTCATGTCACTTCAAAACACTTCATCTACAGAGACTAGGAGAAAACACGGAAAGACATCTGAAGGAACAATGTAactttataaaaatgttatccttatatgtatacacacacacacacacacacatatatatatatatatatatatatacagtagtagcaactcaaaagttcccgttcaagctgaacgccagctgaatggcagccggctgcctgccaagttccgtgaccggagtgacccccctccttctcctgggcgtgtctattttttactgtaactccaccgattcatgtgattacagggtatgaccaggagatggcgcttctctcacagaacttttttacagttgttctacctggagatgacgtagcttacacacctcattagcattctcattgctcaaccttttgtttgcgcttacagtaatgggctttttggtctcccagtgtcacagatcacagagcagaaaatgcggctggtttgagtactgtatactatacagtagccttgtgatttgagtgtgctcatgaacatgaatgactccttttcattttcgtccattccataggctaaatggcgtaaatggaaagaatattgtagcgacccggaacaatgaagctacgaagcaactggttttgctggatTTTATTCCtgatctggaacacaggctacTGTAGGCCGTAGCCAACGCCAAAAAACGATAAAaacaggcaagcacagcagcatatacattaacacattaacactCTCCCGGCtctcttctacacacacacctgaacacacaccccACGGGTCCTCAGCCAATCCAAGGTGGCTACTTCGTGCCTCTCAACGCCATGGCAGCtgccactgtttattttccactattttCCATGCTAtgaacttttaagttgctacatctgtatatatacatggttctatatacagtacacagttTGTGCgtatatacacatgcacatcagAAAGACGTTGATTGCCATGTACAATTTTTCACATACAACGAATTTGTTCTGGTGAAATTcgtgcataacaaacattctctaaagatataagaataaataaagaaatcgagtattcaaaatataaacaacataaatatatatgtacaggCTGTGCCGCTATAGCTCGAAAA
Above is a genomic segment from Larimichthys crocea isolate SSNF chromosome XIV, L_crocea_2.0, whole genome shotgun sequence containing:
- the LOC104935020 gene encoding butyrophilin-like protein 2, with translation MLQPKIQPSDGLSFRTCSVFIFMVLQSVGEQAELICSHQPIVALAGDDVILPCYLEPPIDADSETVIWTRPGLDPKYIHYHQDGRLVYRNQNPSYHYRTRLFEGELENGNVSMKIFTVKLSDAGKYFCILDSMMKYTSIQLSVGVVSTPVIEFVSNQSREVVLQCEAKGWYPEPEVFWLDAEGNLLSAGPTETVRGPDDLYTVSRRLTVKKSDSFTCRVQQKNITQTRETHFYVPGHFFPVQSLSWTDIIFTLVLLLVILLICFWAERKLRTIMKLIILHKNTKASQTNGSDCAMLHKEDEQRDNQEATEDEMTTEQTSNNQKNLKPSITLQKSHEEPNVRSQSENRRDGGTVEETVQTPGQCCGEIAEVNVEVRREESVQEPLMSDADVSIEQRCIKYW